One Seleniivibrio woodruffii DNA window includes the following coding sequences:
- a CDS encoding phospholipase D-like domain-containing protein, which yields MWLKLFSILAIFVSLFVYTNLKAEVTEHEAQVSVLTDEELLPVFVNDIGNAKKSIYMAIYMFKTSDFKPGDTEIIKQALLKAARSGVKVYVMMDDSDKKDITGKINRETGEELSKGGIKVVYDAKSKRMHSKVTVIDGRITYIGSHNYTVSAMKYNNEITARIVSDGAAAETAEYIKSIKEGRP from the coding sequence TTGTGGCTTAAGTTATTCTCCATTCTGGCAATCTTCGTCTCTCTGTTCGTTTATACGAACCTGAAGGCCGAGGTTACTGAGCATGAGGCTCAGGTGTCTGTGCTCACAGATGAGGAGCTTCTGCCCGTCTTTGTCAACGACATAGGAAACGCCAAAAAGAGCATCTATATGGCGATATACATGTTCAAGACATCTGACTTTAAGCCCGGCGACACCGAAATAATAAAGCAGGCTCTGCTGAAAGCCGCCAGAAGCGGCGTTAAGGTTTACGTCATGATGGATGATTCCGACAAAAAGGATATCACCGGAAAGATAAACCGTGAGACCGGAGAAGAGCTTTCAAAAGGCGGAATAAAGGTTGTCTACGATGCCAAGAGCAAGCGTATGCACTCTAAGGTGACGGTCATCGACGGCCGCATAACCTACATCGGCAGCCACAACTACACCGTAAGCGCAATGAAGTATAACAACGAGATAACAGCCCGCATCGTTTCCGACGGTGCCGCCGCTGAAACCGCCGAGTATATAAAATCCATTAAGGAGGGCAGGCCTTGA
- a CDS encoding c-type cytochrome, with the protein MKKYTLTTTVLCVLIGLSVPAFAASKNPAEDLFYSKCSRCHGSELALKKKKSHDQWIDTIKRMETFGLDISRGERKDIADYLAKRK; encoded by the coding sequence TTGAAAAAGTATACATTAACAACAACCGTGCTGTGTGTTCTGATAGGCTTGAGCGTTCCCGCCTTTGCCGCCTCAAAGAATCCCGCAGAAGATCTCTTCTATTCGAAATGCTCCAGATGCCACGGCAGCGAGCTGGCTCTGAAAAAGAAGAAAAGCCATGATCAGTGGATAGATACCATAAAAAGGATGGAAACCTTCGGACTGGATATCAGCAGAGGCGAACGCAAAGACATTGCCGACTACCTTGCAAAGAGAAAGTAG
- a CDS encoding caspase family protein — MKHLVLACLLLFAIKGYTADRALSKMPERSSDVYSASHALVIGVSDYYGGWPVLAGVRKDVAEVSSALTAHGFNVRKAVNPTRQELISTIDDFIARYGSDADARILVYFAGHGHTLNGTGYVVAKEAKDPAKDTDGFRRGSVPIDYFADKAKGMASRHGLFVFDSCFSGTVFKAMRSIPDFRAEMLSRPAKEFIASGTESQQVPDDSVFRKRFVDGIGGSADANGDGIVTGSELGQFIQTEVTGYSAGVQTPVYGKLSGNDGEFLFFAGKPQTASSSYTAPAESGEKERLLAVIKRAPGSIEANNALKRLREIDDSLKNQPPVTTSERKDRVTTVTSTKITYVRTDTRYPYVVLAPVVAYAAGRRITAAFSVTASNPATFKNLNDRKEMLRSVIGHKIEDAGILPSDSMETVRRKIKDAAAKAMSFVCTKCASGEPVLKGLMIK, encoded by the coding sequence ATGAAACACCTTGTCTTGGCCTGCCTGCTTCTTTTTGCAATAAAGGGGTATACGGCGGACAGGGCGCTGTCGAAAATGCCTGAGCGCAGTTCCGACGTGTATTCTGCCAGTCATGCACTGGTGATAGGCGTTTCAGATTATTACGGCGGCTGGCCTGTTCTGGCGGGAGTCAGAAAGGACGTCGCTGAGGTTTCGTCAGCACTCACAGCCCACGGATTCAACGTCCGCAAAGCAGTAAATCCTACCAGACAGGAACTTATCAGCACTATTGATGATTTCATAGCCAGATACGGCTCGGATGCGGATGCCCGCATACTGGTATATTTCGCAGGTCACGGACACACCCTCAACGGAACCGGATATGTTGTTGCGAAAGAGGCGAAGGATCCCGCAAAGGATACAGACGGGTTCAGGCGTGGAAGCGTTCCCATAGATTATTTTGCGGACAAGGCAAAAGGCATGGCATCACGCCACGGATTATTTGTTTTCGACAGCTGTTTTTCCGGCACAGTGTTCAAGGCAATGCGTTCCATTCCCGATTTCAGGGCGGAGATGCTCTCCAGACCCGCAAAAGAGTTCATCGCCTCCGGCACAGAGAGCCAGCAGGTTCCGGACGACAGCGTTTTCAGGAAGCGTTTTGTGGACGGGATAGGCGGCAGTGCCGATGCAAACGGTGACGGGATCGTTACGGGAAGTGAGCTTGGGCAGTTCATACAGACCGAAGTGACAGGCTACTCAGCCGGAGTACAGACCCCCGTATACGGAAAACTGAGCGGAAACGACGGCGAGTTTCTGTTTTTTGCAGGAAAGCCGCAGACGGCCTCTTCATCCTACACAGCTCCGGCTGAGAGCGGAGAAAAGGAGAGACTGCTGGCGGTTATAAAGCGTGCCCCCGGCTCAATAGAGGCCAACAACGCCCTTAAACGACTGAGAGAGATTGACGACTCACTGAAAAACCAGCCCCCGGTGACAACCTCCGAAAGGAAAGACAGGGTGACAACGGTCACTTCCACAAAGATAACCTATGTCCGCACCGACACCCGATACCCCTACGTTGTGCTTGCCCCTGTTGTTGCATATGCGGCTGGCCGGCGGATAACTGCGGCATTCTCAGTAACTGCCTCAAACCCCGCAACATTTAAAAACCTGAACGACAGGAAAGAGATGCTGCGGTCGGTGATTGGTCATAAGATTGAAGATGCGGGTATTCTGCCGTCAGACAGTATGGAGACGGTGAGGCGGAAGATAAAGGATGCGGCGGCAAAGGCTATGAGCTTTGTCTGCACAAAGTGCGCATCCGGCGAACCTGTGCTTAAAGGCCTGATGATAAAATAG
- the fliQ gene encoding flagellar biosynthesis protein FliQ, whose translation MTPDMVVDMLTKALQLSLLIASPMLLFGLIIGLIISIFQSVTQIQEMTLTFIPKIIGVIVAVMLFAPWMLDKLMTYSIQLFSNLHNYIGK comes from the coding sequence ATGACACCCGATATGGTCGTAGACATGCTTACAAAAGCACTCCAGCTCTCCCTGCTCATCGCTTCGCCGATGCTTCTTTTCGGACTCATCATCGGTCTGATAATCAGTATCTTCCAGTCCGTAACACAGATTCAGGAGATGACGCTGACGTTTATCCCCAAGATAATCGGCGTTATCGTTGCGGTGATGCTTTTCGCCCCCTGGATGCTTGACAAGCTGATGACCTATTCAATTCAGCTTTTCAGCAACCTCCACAACTACATAGGTAAATGA
- the fliP gene encoding flagellar type III secretion system pore protein FliP (The bacterial flagellar biogenesis protein FliP forms a type III secretion system (T3SS)-type pore required for flagellar assembly.) has product MIPFTGVLAADPVPFPAFRFGMEQAASPQDVSVTLQLVFFLTIISLAPSILILMTSFTRIIIVFSLLRTAMGTATVPPNQVLVGLALILTFYIMHPVFSEAYTKGYQPYMAGQLTFGEMLNEAKQPLRKFMLNNTRKKDVRTFIEISNQPRPKSAADIPDTVLVASFVVSELTTAFQMGFLIFLPFLIIDFVVASVLLAMGMMMLPPAMVSLPFKIMLFILVDGWGLIVTSLVKSFW; this is encoded by the coding sequence TTGATTCCGTTCACAGGGGTTCTGGCTGCTGACCCTGTGCCGTTTCCTGCTTTCCGTTTCGGAATGGAACAGGCGGCATCCCCTCAGGATGTATCCGTAACCCTGCAGCTCGTATTTTTTCTTACCATAATATCGCTGGCTCCTTCGATACTCATTCTTATGACCTCTTTCACGAGGATAATAATCGTATTTTCTCTGCTCAGAACGGCGATGGGCACTGCAACCGTACCCCCCAACCAGGTTCTGGTGGGACTCGCTCTCATCCTGACGTTTTACATAATGCATCCCGTGTTCAGCGAAGCTTATACCAAGGGCTATCAGCCCTATATGGCGGGTCAGCTGACCTTCGGCGAAATGCTGAACGAGGCGAAACAGCCTCTGCGCAAGTTCATGCTGAACAACACCAGAAAGAAGGACGTGCGCACCTTCATCGAGATAAGCAATCAGCCCAGACCGAAATCCGCCGCTGATATTCCGGACACGGTTCTGGTGGCCTCTTTCGTTGTGAGCGAACTTACCACGGCTTTTCAGATGGGCTTTCTCATCTTCCTGCCGTTCCTCATAATAGACTTTGTTGTGGCCAGCGTTCTGCTTGCGATGGGTATGATGATGCTACCCCCTGCAATGGTCTCGCTGCCGTTTAAAATAATGCTGTTCATACTTGTTGACGGTTGGGGACTGATAGTCACCTCCCTTGTCAAAAGTTTCTGGTGA
- a CDS encoding FliO/MopB family protein — translation MACTVRYLLLIAMFLVSTSAFAAHLTYEIDDTGLRIQVDFDNGYSNVNTLKLDKSFVVSFETNEPIVFNQEFWDMPVEKLFVASDDTRKRLITDFAETLVVPEIVSQPKVLKITYTFPKAAKAADPVVGTKAYARMIWGLLIILAVMLGIFWVFKTYFKRQVFTDIPGTGRLLGKVDLDIRKSLYFYELDDKIYIMGITDTSMNLIEKVTDEDEVTRIKSGFAKKTEFVNYMKFFKRNPGIKDEVEISRNSISERLKSLRKR, via the coding sequence ATGGCATGTACCGTTAGATATCTTCTGCTTATCGCAATGTTTCTGGTCAGCACGTCCGCTTTTGCGGCGCATCTGACCTATGAAATAGACGACACAGGGCTCAGAATTCAGGTGGATTTTGACAACGGATATTCCAACGTCAACACCCTTAAGCTGGACAAGAGTTTTGTTGTGAGCTTTGAGACCAACGAACCCATAGTTTTCAATCAGGAATTCTGGGATATGCCAGTTGAAAAACTGTTCGTTGCGTCGGATGATACCAGAAAAAGGCTTATCACCGATTTTGCTGAGACTCTGGTTGTGCCTGAGATAGTCTCTCAGCCCAAGGTACTCAAGATAACCTATACCTTCCCGAAGGCAGCTAAAGCCGCTGACCCTGTTGTGGGCACAAAGGCTTATGCCAGAATGATCTGGGGTCTGCTCATAATTCTGGCTGTAATGCTGGGGATCTTCTGGGTTTTCAAAACATATTTCAAAAGACAGGTGTTTACCGACATCCCCGGAACCGGAAGACTTCTGGGCAAGGTGGATCTGGACATCCGCAAAAGCCTCTATTTCTACGAACTTGACGACAAAATATACATAATGGGCATAACCGACACCTCAATGAACCTCATCGAAAAGGTTACTGATGAGGACGAGGTGACCCGGATAAAGAGCGGATTCGCAAAGAAGACCGAGTTTGTGAACTACATGAAGTTCTTCAAAAGGAATCCGGGAATAAAGGACGAGGTGGAGATATCCAGAAACTCCATTTCGGAGAGGTTAAAGTCATTAAGAAAACGCTGA
- a CDS encoding FliM/FliN family flagellar motor switch protein, giving the protein MKDTQIAKQEFGEVLFDIKVELGRKLVKVRDLLGWEKGTILKFNKTSGEPVDFLVNGKPLALGEIMVLDDKFAMRITEILDKEKLTEMYKNGMYR; this is encoded by the coding sequence ATGAAAGATACTCAGATAGCAAAACAGGAGTTCGGAGAGGTTCTTTTCGACATAAAGGTTGAGCTGGGGCGCAAGCTGGTTAAGGTGCGCGATCTGCTCGGCTGGGAGAAGGGAACAATTCTGAAGTTCAATAAAACATCCGGTGAGCCTGTGGATTTTCTGGTTAACGGAAAACCTCTGGCTCTGGGCGAAATTATGGTCCTTGATGACAAATTCGCCATGCGTATCACGGAGATACTGGACAAAGAGAAACTCACTGAGATGTATAAAAATGGCATGTACCGTTAG
- a CDS encoding flagellar basal body-associated FliL family protein encodes MAEEEKTAEAAPKKGGKLKLIIILVVALIILGGGGFLAYKLFLAPKAGGEHGAETEKKEVTAPSNEVGMLYPLETFIVNMADNDGSRYLKVTIQLELDKTEKLKEELDKRVPQLRDAILTILSAKTYEEISSAQGKLILKQEILRRLNSLLPFGAITNIYFTEFVSQ; translated from the coding sequence ATGGCTGAAGAGGAAAAGACCGCGGAAGCGGCACCGAAGAAAGGCGGAAAATTAAAACTTATCATAATACTGGTCGTTGCGCTGATAATTCTTGGCGGCGGCGGATTTCTGGCGTATAAGCTGTTTCTGGCTCCCAAAGCCGGAGGGGAACACGGTGCAGAAACCGAAAAAAAAGAGGTTACGGCTCCTTCAAACGAAGTGGGCATGCTCTATCCTCTCGAAACCTTCATTGTGAATATGGCCGATAACGACGGCTCAAGATATCTCAAGGTCACTATTCAGCTGGAACTGGACAAAACAGAGAAGCTGAAAGAGGAACTTGACAAACGTGTGCCCCAGCTGCGTGATGCGATACTCACAATACTGTCTGCAAAGACGTATGAAGAGATAAGCTCCGCTCAGGGCAAACTGATCCTTAAACAGGAGATACTGCGCAGGCTGAACTCGCTGCTCCCGTTTGGCGCCATAACAAACATTTATTTCACGGAATTCGTTTCCCAGTAG
- a CDS encoding OmpA/MotB family protein, whose protein sequence is MGEKKCPECKPGSPLWMATFTDMNQLLLTFFILLLSMASMDQRKIKVALGSLQGSLGVLKEGSQTEYTRDDIMSRMSMVKNVQNVKSKVTQNLQSYAKQANLQQNITVSESKKGVAVRIMDSSLFAPGSADLKEEAKPLMDKIAAVIAESPFNIVVEGHTDDLPLTTAQYPSNWELSTARAVSVVKYFIGKGVSAQKLSAAGYGEFHPVAPNISPESRAKNRRVEINFVSPELAESNKNLFDAEEESQATGGK, encoded by the coding sequence ATGGGTGAAAAAAAATGTCCCGAATGTAAGCCCGGTTCTCCGCTGTGGATGGCAACTTTCACGGATATGAACCAGCTCCTGCTGACGTTCTTCATCCTGCTGCTGAGTATGGCTTCCATGGACCAGAGAAAGATAAAGGTCGCTCTGGGTTCGCTTCAGGGTTCGCTGGGCGTTCTTAAGGAAGGCTCCCAGACCGAATACACCAGAGACGACATCATGTCCCGCATGTCCATGGTCAAAAACGTTCAGAACGTTAAGTCCAAAGTCACCCAGAATCTTCAGAGCTATGCAAAACAGGCGAATCTCCAGCAGAATATAACTGTTTCCGAATCTAAAAAAGGCGTTGCGGTAAGGATCATGGACTCGTCGCTTTTTGCGCCGGGCAGTGCAGACCTTAAAGAGGAGGCCAAGCCTCTGATGGACAAAATTGCCGCGGTCATTGCCGAATCGCCTTTTAATATTGTTGTTGAGGGTCACACGGACGACCTGCCGCTGACCACCGCACAATATCCGTCGAACTGGGAACTGTCCACCGCAAGAGCGGTCAGTGTTGTTAAGTATTTTATAGGTAAGGGTGTCTCCGCACAGAAGCTGTCGGCAGCGGGCTATGGAGAGTTTCACCCTGTTGCGCCTAACATAAGTCCGGAGAGCAGAGCGAAGAACAGAAGGGTTGAAATTAACTTTGTCAGCCCCGAGCTGGCGGAGTCGAACAAAAATCTGTTCGATGCCGAAGAAGAATCACAGGCAACAGGAGGAAAGTAA
- a CDS encoding motility protein A → MDIATIVGMILGYALVIAALLMGPGIAPYIDIPSVLIVIGGCAGIIMMCVPMGTFLNFGKVTMKTVKYPLEDSSKLIALLVEFAVKARRDGILSLESAGDDVTDEFLKKGIRLAVDGTEPEVIKGILETELNYMGERHKSGATLMGFLVDYGPAMGMIGTLIGLVAMLQTMDDPSSIGPAMAVALLTTFYGAMIANMFAGPLKAKLEGRSSQETLIREIMIAGIMAIQAGDNPRIVEQKLNAYLAPKQRKSQFD, encoded by the coding sequence ATGGATATAGCCACTATTGTCGGCATGATACTGGGTTATGCGCTTGTCATCGCTGCACTTCTTATGGGCCCCGGCATAGCTCCCTACATAGATATCCCCTCTGTTCTTATAGTTATCGGCGGGTGTGCGGGCATCATCATGATGTGTGTTCCCATGGGAACCTTCCTCAACTTCGGCAAGGTCACCATGAAAACGGTGAAATATCCGCTGGAGGACTCATCAAAGCTGATAGCTCTTCTTGTGGAGTTTGCAGTTAAGGCCAGAAGGGACGGAATACTCTCTCTGGAATCGGCAGGCGACGACGTTACGGACGAATTTCTTAAAAAAGGCATCAGGCTGGCCGTCGACGGAACAGAACCTGAAGTTATAAAAGGCATTCTGGAAACAGAGCTGAACTACATGGGCGAAAGACACAAGTCCGGAGCCACGCTTATGGGCTTTCTGGTGGACTACGGTCCCGCTATGGGTATGATCGGTACCCTGATCGGTCTGGTGGCGATGCTCCAGACGATGGACGACCCCAGCTCAATCGGCCCTGCAATGGCGGTTGCGCTGCTTACCACCTTCTACGGAGCCATGATTGCGAACATGTTCGCAGGTCCCCTTAAGGCGAAACTTGAAGGCAGATCATCGCAGGAGACCCTCATCAGAGAGATCATGATAGCAGGGATCATGGCCATACAGGCGGGCGACAACCCCCGTATTGTAGAGCAGAAACTGAACGCTTACCTTGCTCCCAAGCAGCGTAAGTCACAGTTTGACTGA
- a CDS encoding flagellar hook-basal body complex protein, whose product MMRSLYSAISGLGVNQRAMDVLGNNISNVNTIGFKAGRTVFQDMLSQTISGGTSATGSVGSRNPSQIGLGSVLATVTNVFTDGTSKTTDVDTDLSIQGDGFFVLSGQSQNEFLYTRAGDFNFDSTGHLVSSSGFGVQGWMVDPETGELQTDTNTDAIIVGTDYQAVEAKATTKTSVAGILSTDADPNVLEYPTLLHSAEGGASIFSVYSAKGVKMDVAADEPIKIKAHATGLTDMSKIYNDTDVSLGITNSSNNSLLVYINNTAYTFVYGGAGPNGFTTMQGLADALETQLNTVAGAADFDVSVTNGKFTIAKTADAGADVTINSFSGSARLAVAMQNLASTYDDASDTKSSEQLYFEQTIYAGRDFTTLSELAAEIEAAIDGNVLKSDDFTVTFDSATGKFSYANTGDPLDATEPNLTGFTLDKAYSGTSFELNMVTNDPLTVAKGATGSSNTFLREAKDSDALINLFTSNGTSMGLTQDSVLQFTGGVGGTNLTGTGSQPVYSAGIDPLDPADDVYFTLQDLRTSIADYFGYTSSSESELSRHVGSFDDNAGKLVLTSNAGIPNAISFIDFEVLGSGNYSTFYDYFDYSSTQAATGGVVTTSQTIYDAQGNEHTLKYKFEMVDSMKNTWKLTLETPDTGASVAFNESAGDSVYLHFNNNGSFSYMATEGGTRIPSLTANFNPNNGAGVISDIAVSLGTAALFDGVYLSSGDGGIEKTIQDGYPTGTLEDVMFNSAGEIIGYYSNSEVVKLGQIALATFTNPQGLLKVGDTTFRATTSSGVASVGTPGTGARGDISSGTLENSNVDLSSEFVNMITTQRGFQANSRVITTSDEMLQELLSLKR is encoded by the coding sequence ATGATGCGTTCACTTTACTCGGCCATCAGCGGTCTGGGTGTAAATCAGAGAGCAATGGACGTTCTTGGTAACAACATATCAAACGTCAATACAATAGGTTTCAAAGCGGGCAGAACCGTATTTCAGGATATGCTCAGCCAGACAATCTCCGGCGGAACATCGGCCACAGGCTCTGTTGGCAGCAGAAACCCCTCGCAGATAGGTCTCGGTTCGGTGCTGGCAACAGTCACCAATGTTTTTACAGACGGAACAAGCAAAACAACGGATGTGGATACCGACCTCTCAATTCAGGGTGACGGTTTCTTCGTTCTTTCCGGTCAGTCCCAGAATGAGTTCCTCTACACCAGAGCGGGAGATTTTAACTTCGATTCCACCGGACACCTTGTCTCCTCTTCCGGTTTCGGTGTTCAGGGATGGATGGTTGATCCTGAAACGGGAGAATTGCAGACAGACACCAACACGGATGCAATTATTGTCGGGACTGATTATCAGGCGGTTGAAGCCAAAGCCACGACTAAGACAAGCGTGGCGGGTATCCTCAGCACGGATGCTGATCCCAACGTTCTTGAGTATCCTACCCTTCTCCACAGTGCCGAAGGCGGCGCAAGCATATTTTCTGTCTATTCTGCAAAAGGCGTTAAGATGGATGTGGCGGCTGACGAACCCATCAAGATAAAAGCACACGCCACAGGTCTCACCGACATGAGCAAGATATACAACGACACTGACGTGAGCCTCGGTATTACCAACAGCAGCAACAACAGCCTTCTGGTATACATCAACAACACAGCCTACACCTTTGTTTACGGCGGTGCCGGTCCCAACGGCTTCACAACAATGCAGGGACTGGCGGATGCCCTTGAAACCCAGCTGAACACTGTTGCGGGAGCGGCCGACTTTGACGTAAGCGTTACAAACGGAAAATTCACCATCGCAAAAACAGCTGATGCCGGAGCGGATGTCACCATCAACTCTTTCAGCGGTTCGGCCAGACTGGCAGTGGCAATGCAGAACCTTGCAAGCACCTATGACGATGCATCGGATACAAAATCCAGCGAACAGCTGTATTTTGAGCAGACAATATATGCCGGCAGAGATTTCACAACCCTTTCAGAGCTTGCGGCTGAGATTGAGGCGGCAATAGACGGAAACGTTCTTAAGAGCGACGACTTCACAGTTACGTTCGACAGCGCAACCGGAAAATTTTCATACGCCAACACAGGCGACCCCCTTGACGCAACCGAGCCTAACCTTACAGGATTTACTCTGGATAAGGCTTACAGCGGAACCAGCTTCGAGCTGAACATGGTCACCAACGATCCCCTTACAGTGGCGAAGGGAGCCACAGGAAGCAGTAATACTTTCCTGAGAGAGGCCAAGGATTCTGATGCGCTTATAAACCTTTTCACCAGCAACGGAACCTCAATGGGGCTGACTCAGGATTCGGTACTTCAGTTCACAGGCGGCGTGGGCGGTACTAACCTCACCGGAACAGGCTCTCAGCCTGTATACTCCGCAGGCATCGATCCTCTTGATCCCGCAGACGACGTTTACTTCACTCTGCAGGATCTCAGAACCTCCATTGCCGACTATTTCGGTTATACATCATCCTCCGAGAGCGAGCTTTCAAGACACGTCGGCAGCTTTGACGACAACGCAGGGAAACTGGTTCTTACATCAAATGCAGGTATCCCTAACGCCATCAGCTTCATTGACTTTGAAGTCCTCGGCAGCGGAAACTACAGCACATTTTACGACTATTTTGATTATTCCTCCACTCAGGCGGCCACAGGCGGCGTTGTGACAACTTCGCAGACCATCTATGACGCACAGGGTAACGAGCATACTCTTAAATATAAGTTCGAGATGGTGGATTCTATGAAAAACACATGGAAACTCACCCTTGAAACACCCGACACGGGCGCAAGCGTGGCCTTTAACGAATCTGCGGGCGACAGCGTTTACCTGCATTTCAACAACAACGGTTCGTTCAGCTACATGGCAACAGAGGGCGGAACAAGAATTCCCTCGCTCACAGCTAACTTCAACCCTAACAACGGCGCAGGCGTTATCAGCGATATAGCTGTTTCCCTCGGTACGGCAGCACTCTTTGACGGAGTATACCTTTCATCCGGCGACGGCGGAATAGAGAAGACGATTCAGGACGGATACCCCACTGGTACCCTTGAGGATGTCATGTTCAACTCCGCAGGAGAGATCATCGGCTACTATTCAAACAGCGAAGTTGTTAAGCTCGGTCAGATAGCCCTTGCAACTTTCACAAACCCTCAGGGTCTGCTGAAAGTGGGCGATACGACTTTCAGAGCCACAACCAGCTCCGGCGTGGCTTCGGTGGGTACTCCCGGAACAGGAGCCAGAGGGGATATCTCTTCCGGAACTCTTGAAAACTCCAACGTCGACCTTTCGTCGGAGTTTGTAAATATGATCACAACCCAAAGGGGCTTCCAGGCCAACTCAAGGGTTATCACCACTTCCGATGAGATGCTTCAGGAGCTTCTCAGCCTTAAACGTTAA
- a CDS encoding flagellar hook assembly protein FlgD — translation MIVSSASVNTDTYDKSKLKVDNDHGKLNQSDFLNLFITQLQNQDPTEPMDSSQMLQQTSTFSQVESMANMNTNMEKILEVLSNTSSQSQMASASNFIGKAMEYEGNDTTLTTSGAAISFQASQVPTKTSVIIRDASGKYIRTLTPTVTDTDKMFLVWDGTDASGNKLATGSYKFSVKATNADGKEIDVKTYSNGQVTGITTDSGKLTYEVDGKYTVAADKVISVRDLTN, via the coding sequence ATGATAGTCTCTAGCGCATCGGTAAACACGGACACATACGACAAGTCCAAGCTGAAAGTGGACAACGACCACGGTAAACTTAACCAGTCGGATTTCCTGAACCTGTTCATAACACAGCTTCAGAATCAGGATCCCACAGAGCCTATGGACAGCTCACAGATGCTTCAGCAGACATCCACTTTCAGTCAGGTTGAGAGCATGGCGAACATGAACACCAACATGGAGAAGATTCTGGAAGTGCTGAGCAACACCTCAAGCCAGAGCCAGATGGCATCCGCCTCTAACTTCATAGGCAAGGCGATGGAATATGAGGGCAACGACACAACCCTTACAACCTCCGGTGCGGCGATCTCCTTCCAGGCATCTCAGGTTCCCACAAAAACATCGGTGATAATCCGTGATGCGAGCGGAAAATATATCCGTACACTCACACCCACCGTAACCGACACAGATAAGATGTTCCTTGTTTGGGACGGAACCGACGCTTCGGGCAACAAACTTGCGACCGGCTCATACAAGTTCAGCGTAAAAGCGACCAATGCCGACGGCAAGGAAATAGACGTTAAAACCTATTCCAACGGACAGGTTACGGGTATCACAACGGATTCAGGCAAACTTACATATGAAGTCGACGGAAAATATACGGTGGCAGCCGACAAGGTCATTTCCGTCAGAGATCTTACTAACTAA